Proteins encoded in a region of the bacterium genome:
- a CDS encoding HPF/RaiA family ribosome-associated protein, translating to MQMEIKTRHFTLGDDQRATVEAALEKLEKFIPRPVQSFKINIDHDAGHFVAGGVLQLKNHEFRASGEAREPEYAVDEMFESLKKQLVKFKGRMDDRKKGDDGGLGRVMVDGEMMVGDTSGEVEGLVLPDLDVEDAKARFTAGTLPFLVFRNAQTLRLGVIYRRADGALGHMESAGE from the coding sequence ATGCAGATGGAGATCAAGACCCGCCACTTCACCCTGGGTGACGATCAGCGGGCCACAGTGGAGGCGGCGCTCGAGAAACTGGAGAAATTCATTCCGCGACCCGTGCAGAGCTTCAAGATCAATATTGACCACGATGCCGGTCATTTCGTGGCCGGCGGCGTGCTGCAGCTGAAGAACCACGAGTTCCGTGCCAGCGGCGAGGCCCGCGAGCCCGAATACGCCGTCGACGAGATGTTCGAGAGCCTCAAGAAGCAGCTGGTGAAGTTCAAGGGGCGCATGGACGACCGCAAGAAGGGCGACGACGGCGGCCTCGGCCGTGTGATGGTGGACGGCGAGATGATGGTCGGCGACACGAGCGGAGAAGTCGAGGGCCTGGTGCTGCCCGACCTGGACGTGGAGGACGCCAAGGCGCGCTTCACGGCCGGGACCCTGCCGTTCCTGGTCTTCCGCAACGCGCAGACCCTGCGCCTGGGCGTGATCTACCGCCGCGCCGACGGGGCGCTCGGGCACATGGAGTCCGCCGGCGAGTGA
- the hprK gene encoding HPr(Ser) kinase/phosphatase: MSKVTVQGLYQELRETLLLEPLVALPERPVTILAPDVHRPGMALMGFAENFLPSRIQVFGESETAYLATLDHAGQRVAVERVLSLDPPVIFIAMDQEVPEGVLSLAREREFPLLRSALPAVEFMTELAHHLERRFAPSTEVHGTLVDVYGVGLLFTGRSGIGKSECALDLIERGHRLVADDIVEIRRTAEDVLIGRHREVLRHHLEIRGVGVIDVQAIFGVRSIRMQKRVELEVQLQEWDDAADYERMGLENRTTEILGVRIPQVAVPLFPGKNITVISEVIALNFMLKIYGYDAAQVLNERILQSMRSSTRLRDYLEQDRE, encoded by the coding sequence ATGTCGAAGGTGACCGTCCAGGGGCTCTACCAGGAGCTGCGCGAGACGCTCTTGCTCGAGCCCCTGGTCGCGTTGCCGGAGCGGCCCGTGACCATCCTGGCACCGGACGTCCATCGTCCGGGCATGGCGCTCATGGGTTTCGCCGAGAACTTCCTGCCGTCGCGCATCCAGGTCTTCGGGGAATCGGAAACCGCCTACCTGGCCACCCTCGACCACGCGGGCCAGCGCGTGGCGGTGGAACGCGTGCTCAGCCTCGACCCGCCGGTCATCTTCATCGCCATGGACCAGGAAGTGCCCGAGGGCGTATTGTCGCTGGCGCGCGAGCGCGAGTTCCCGCTCCTGCGGTCGGCGTTGCCGGCGGTGGAATTCATGACCGAGCTGGCGCATCATCTCGAGCGCCGGTTCGCGCCCAGTACCGAGGTCCACGGCACGCTGGTCGACGTCTACGGCGTCGGCCTGCTGTTCACGGGCCGCAGCGGCATCGGCAAGAGCGAGTGCGCGCTGGACCTGATCGAGCGCGGCCACCGGCTCGTGGCCGACGACATCGTCGAGATCCGCCGCACGGCCGAGGATGTGCTCATCGGCCGGCATCGCGAGGTGCTCCGGCATCACCTCGAGATCCGCGGCGTCGGCGTCATCGACGTGCAGGCGATCTTCGGTGTCCGTTCCATTCGCATGCAGAAGCGCGTCGAGCTGGAAGTCCAGCTCCAGGAATGGGACGATGCCGCCGACTACGAACGCATGGGTCTGGAGAACCGCACCACCGAGATCCTCGGCGTGCGCATCCCGCAGGTGGCGGTACCACTGTTCCCGGGCAAGAACATCACGGTGATCTCGGAAGTGATCGCCCTGAACTTCATGCTCAAGATCTACGGCTACGACGCGGCCCAGGTGCTGAACGAGCGCATCCTGCAGTCGATGCGCTCGAGCACGAGGTTGCGCGATTACCTCGAGCAGGACCGCGAATAG
- a CDS encoding KpsF/GutQ family sugar-phosphate isomerase encodes MSSDGSGKTSGAGDARHRARNDEADRTEAAWSDADLVALGREAVAQEAEALRGLAAVLDDSFAAAVRILLRSRGRVLVTGLGKSGFVARKLAATLTSTGTPSQFIHPVEAAHGDLGIVSGSEVLIAISRSGANPEVTALLAFCRTFGMRTIAITADAVSDAARAADVVLHTPFEREACPLNLTPTTSTIAAMAMGDALSVALIRLRGFAAEDFAMFHPSGALGRSLLLTVGELMHSGAELPVVSHRLTLRQSLPEIVGKRLGGACVVDDDGRLVGLCVDGDIKRVLLDREQALDLPITEAMNPRPTTITAGELAIRALRLMERREGGAVTLLIVADEAGRPTGLLHIHDILRAGLL; translated from the coding sequence ATGAGCAGCGACGGATCCGGCAAGACGAGCGGTGCCGGTGACGCGCGCCATCGTGCGCGCAACGATGAAGCCGACCGGACAGAGGCCGCCTGGAGCGACGCCGACCTGGTCGCACTCGGCCGTGAGGCCGTCGCCCAGGAAGCCGAGGCCCTGCGCGGCCTGGCGGCCGTACTCGATGACTCGTTCGCCGCTGCTGTCCGCATCCTCCTGCGCTCGCGGGGGCGTGTTCTGGTCACCGGCCTCGGCAAGAGCGGCTTTGTCGCGCGCAAGCTCGCGGCGACCTTGACGAGCACCGGCACGCCGAGCCAGTTCATCCACCCCGTGGAGGCCGCGCACGGAGACCTCGGCATCGTCTCGGGCAGCGAGGTGCTGATCGCGATCTCGCGCAGCGGCGCCAATCCCGAGGTGACGGCCCTGCTCGCGTTCTGCCGCACGTTCGGCATGCGCACCATCGCCATCACGGCCGACGCGGTGAGCGACGCCGCGCGTGCGGCCGACGTGGTGCTGCACACGCCGTTCGAACGCGAAGCCTGCCCGCTCAACCTGACGCCGACCACCTCGACCATCGCGGCCATGGCCATGGGGGACGCCCTGTCTGTGGCGCTCATCCGCCTGCGCGGTTTCGCCGCCGAGGATTTCGCGATGTTCCACCCGAGCGGCGCCCTCGGCCGCAGCCTGCTGCTGACGGTGGGCGAGCTCATGCACTCGGGCGCCGAACTGCCGGTCGTCTCGCACCGGCTCACCCTGCGCCAGTCGCTGCCCGAGATCGTCGGCAAGCGGCTTGGCGGCGCCTGCGTCGTCGACGACGACGGCCGGCTCGTGGGACTGTGCGTCGACGGTGACATCAAGCGCGTCCTTCTGGATCGCGAGCAGGCGCTCGACCTGCCGATCACCGAGGCCATGAACCCCCGGCCGACCACGATCACTGCCGGCGAACTGGCGATCCGGGCGCTCCGGTTGATGGAACGGCGCGAAGGGGGCGCCGTCACGCTGCTGATCGTCGCCGACGAGGCTGGCCGCCCGACCGGTCTGCTGCACATCCACGATATTCTCCGGGCGGGACTCCTGTGA
- the lptB gene encoding LPS export ABC transporter ATP-binding protein: MTVTATGSVLRAEGLRKVYRGRAVVDGVDLELHQGEVVGLLGPNGAGKTTSFYMIVGFITPDRGRVLLDGRELSRLPMYKRARLGIGYLPQESSIFRRLTVEQNVLAILQSRRMPGPERRKRLDHLLEMMGVAHIRRSRGYELSGGERRRVEIARALVSEPKFMLLDEPFAGIDPIAVADLQHVVSTLREQGLGVLITDHNVRETLTITDRAYILFEGRIELAGTADEIVSSPKAREIYLGEKFRL; the protein is encoded by the coding sequence GTGACCGTAACCGCGACCGGATCGGTTCTCAGGGCAGAGGGACTGCGCAAGGTGTACCGCGGTCGTGCCGTCGTCGACGGCGTCGACCTCGAACTGCACCAGGGCGAGGTGGTGGGCCTGCTCGGCCCGAACGGCGCCGGCAAGACCACGTCGTTCTACATGATCGTCGGCTTCATCACGCCCGACCGCGGACGCGTGCTGCTCGATGGCCGTGAACTCTCGCGCCTGCCCATGTACAAGCGGGCCCGCCTGGGCATCGGCTACCTGCCGCAGGAGTCGTCGATCTTCCGGCGGCTGACGGTCGAGCAGAACGTCCTGGCCATCCTGCAGAGCCGGCGCATGCCCGGCCCCGAACGGCGGAAGCGGCTCGATCACCTGCTCGAGATGATGGGCGTGGCCCATATCCGCCGCAGCCGCGGCTACGAACTGTCGGGTGGCGAGCGGCGTCGCGTCGAGATCGCCCGTGCCCTCGTCAGCGAGCCCAAGTTCATGCTGCTCGACGAACCGTTCGCCGGCATCGACCCGATTGCCGTCGCCGACCTGCAGCACGTGGTCTCCACCCTGCGGGAGCAGGGGCTTGGCGTCCTCATCACCGATCACAACGTGCGAGAGACGCTCACCATCACCGATCGCGCCTACATCCTCTTCGAGGGGCGCATCGAACTGGCGGGTACCGCCGACGAAATCGTATCTTCTCCCAAGGCCCGGGAGATCTACCTGGGCGAGAAGTTCCGGCTCTAG
- a CDS encoding PTS sugar transporter subunit IIB has translation MPVILARVDDRLIHGQVTVGWSERLRPDRIVLASNEIAADPWQSRVYASSVPPSIAVSVVSLARAAASLRSPEATDERTIVLTGTPTEMSDLAHLGAPLPGVNLGGMHFATGKLEMLPFVFVDRRDLEALKRLLAAGLALHAQQVPGGREYSVGTQQLADMEARL, from the coding sequence ATGCCGGTGATCCTGGCGCGTGTCGACGACCGCCTCATCCACGGACAGGTCACCGTCGGCTGGAGCGAACGCCTGCGGCCCGATCGCATCGTCCTGGCCAGCAACGAGATTGCCGCCGATCCCTGGCAGAGCCGCGTCTATGCGAGCTCGGTCCCGCCGTCGATCGCCGTCTCGGTCGTCTCGCTGGCGCGGGCCGCCGCTTCGTTGCGTTCGCCGGAAGCGACGGACGAACGCACGATCGTCCTGACCGGCACTCCCACGGAAATGAGCGACCTCGCGCACCTCGGCGCACCGTTGCCGGGCGTCAACCTCGGCGGCATGCACTTCGCGACCGGCAAGCTCGAGATGCTCCCGTTCGTGTTCGTCGACCGGCGCGACCTCGAGGCGCTGAAGCGGCTGCTCGCTGCGGGACTGGCGTTGCACGCCCAGCAGGTCCCGGGCGGGCGCGAGTACTCCGTCGGTACCCAGCAGCTGGCCGACATGGAGGCGCGCCTGTGA
- the rpoN gene encoding RNA polymerase factor sigma-54, producing MAPNLGLRQNMQLRQQLVMTQRLQQALKLLQVPTLELEQILRIELQGNPLLEEIEPDDETDGQDQADEVAAADSDADHEAEMNRDDENAGFDEDGSEGTGDGPDDRKDWGDTFDDGFQSVSLDQNWDEEDELERPQKYLPSGQEDLTDQLHLAIPEGLERAIGEYIIGSLNDDGLLGCTIAEISSYFEVDATAVEAVLRIIQGFDPPGVAARDLQECLLLQLEARGMAESDEAVVIKHHFEALKNRKLNDIARDMHLPVKQVQEIAQRIGELDPRPGLSVNTEGARAVVPDLEVVKVDEDGLEYAVYLNDANIPRLRVSQAYEGTVQTNEDAVKFIDERKRHAEWVIKTIEQRRRTMIKVMEAIVGEQREFFEKGAIALRPLTLQQVASTIGMHESTVSRVTRQKYVQTPRGVFPLKFFFSAGLDSDRGEDVSAKAVKIMIREIIDGENTARPLSDKKIVDMLQEKGLKIARRTVAKYREQMGILSARMRKQF from the coding sequence ATGGCACCGAACCTCGGACTGCGGCAGAACATGCAGTTGCGCCAGCAACTGGTCATGACGCAGCGACTACAGCAGGCGCTGAAGCTCCTGCAGGTCCCGACCCTTGAACTGGAGCAGATCCTGCGCATCGAGTTGCAGGGCAACCCGCTGCTGGAAGAGATCGAGCCGGACGACGAGACCGACGGCCAGGACCAGGCCGACGAGGTGGCTGCGGCAGATTCCGATGCCGACCACGAAGCCGAGATGAATCGCGACGACGAGAACGCCGGTTTCGACGAGGACGGCAGCGAAGGCACCGGCGACGGTCCCGACGACCGCAAGGACTGGGGCGACACGTTCGACGACGGCTTCCAGTCGGTGTCGCTGGACCAGAACTGGGACGAAGAGGACGAACTCGAGCGGCCCCAGAAATACCTGCCCAGCGGCCAGGAAGACCTGACCGACCAGCTGCACCTGGCGATTCCCGAGGGTCTGGAACGCGCGATCGGCGAGTACATCATCGGCAGCCTGAACGACGACGGCCTGCTGGGCTGCACGATCGCGGAGATCTCCTCCTATTTCGAGGTGGACGCGACGGCCGTCGAGGCGGTGCTGCGCATCATCCAGGGCTTCGACCCGCCGGGCGTGGCGGCCCGGGACCTGCAGGAGTGCCTCCTGCTGCAGCTCGAGGCCCGCGGCATGGCCGAGTCGGACGAGGCCGTGGTCATCAAGCACCATTTCGAGGCCCTGAAGAACCGCAAGCTGAACGACATCGCGCGCGACATGCACCTGCCGGTGAAGCAGGTGCAGGAGATCGCGCAGCGCATCGGCGAACTCGATCCCCGCCCCGGCCTGTCGGTCAACACGGAAGGTGCGCGCGCCGTCGTGCCCGACCTCGAGGTGGTCAAGGTCGACGAAGACGGCCTCGAGTACGCCGTCTACCTGAACGACGCGAACATCCCGCGCCTGCGCGTCAGCCAGGCCTACGAAGGGACCGTGCAGACCAACGAAGATGCCGTGAAGTTCATCGATGAGCGCAAGCGGCACGCCGAGTGGGTCATCAAGACCATTGAGCAGCGTCGGCGCACCATGATCAAGGTCATGGAGGCCATCGTCGGCGAGCAGCGCGAGTTCTTCGAGAAGGGCGCCATCGCCCTGCGGCCGCTGACCCTGCAGCAGGTCGCCTCGACCATCGGCATGCACGAGTCGACGGTCTCCCGCGTGACGCGCCAGAAGTATGTCCAGACGCCCCGGGGCGTGTTCCCGCTGAAGTTCTTCTTCAGCGCCGGCCTCGATTCCGACCGCGGCGAGGATGTCTCGGCCAAGGCCGTCAAGATCATGATCCGGGAGATCATCGACGGCGAAAACACGGCCCGCCCCCTGTCGGACAAGAAAATTGTCGACATGCTCCAGGAAAAGGGCCTGAAAATTGCCCGGCGAACCGTGGCCAAGTACCGGGAACAGATGGGGATTTTGAGTGCGCGCATGCGCAAGCAGTTCTAG
- a CDS encoding HAD hydrolase family protein translates to MTDSRRYPRDFPWPPASDEDYRQEAVVRAGGELADRFAQVRLVVLDADGVLTSGHMVYGAQGEAFKSFHSRDGLGLVLARAAGLKLAVLTGRNSAIVERRCSELRFDVMKLGRFDKVDALGEILDETDCAAEETLYMGDDVIDLPALYQVGVPVAVPCAPQEVRHHCVYVTQARGGEGAVREVIDLVLKSAGIYGQALVRLRDKAWQPTRSELSSDYGSEPERS, encoded by the coding sequence ATGACCGATTCGCGCAGGTATCCCCGCGACTTTCCGTGGCCACCGGCCAGCGACGAGGACTATCGCCAGGAAGCCGTCGTTCGCGCCGGTGGCGAGCTCGCCGACCGCTTCGCCCAGGTGCGGCTGGTCGTGCTGGATGCCGACGGCGTCCTGACCTCGGGCCACATGGTCTACGGGGCGCAGGGCGAGGCATTCAAGTCGTTCCACAGCCGGGACGGGTTGGGACTGGTGCTTGCGCGCGCGGCCGGGCTCAAGCTCGCGGTGTTGACGGGGCGCAACAGTGCGATCGTCGAGCGGCGCTGCAGCGAGTTGCGCTTCGACGTGATGAAGCTGGGTCGCTTCGACAAGGTCGACGCGCTCGGCGAGATCCTTGATGAGACCGACTGCGCTGCCGAAGAGACGCTCTACATGGGCGACGACGTCATCGACCTGCCGGCCCTGTACCAGGTCGGCGTCCCGGTTGCGGTGCCGTGCGCGCCGCAGGAGGTGCGCCACCACTGCGTCTACGTGACCCAGGCGCGCGGGGGCGAGGGCGCCGTGCGCGAAGTGATCGACCTCGTCCTGAAGAGCGCGGGAATCTACGGCCAAGCGCTGGTGCGCCTGCGCGACAAGGCCTGGCAACCCACCCGGAGCGAGCTGTCGTCCGACTATGGCAGTGAACCGGAGCGTTCATGA
- the lptC gene encoding LPS export ABC transporter periplasmic protein LptC: MTTRWGIPAMIALLAASGCQRAAEPAPSAIAAVPAAAAGDSVRRPLQELVDYRLTETSRGVRQWMLASVQMRKYAGREDLELLDVHMDFYRAGEHFSVLDADSGRVNPRTRAVHVWGTVDIVTDDGRRLQTEDLVFDNVTGRISNEVFNRFTRGVDVLTGYGLDATPDLEYVEIKREVAADVADPADAAAPAAPADSTGGQP; the protein is encoded by the coding sequence ATGACGACGAGGTGGGGCATACCGGCGATGATCGCGCTCCTGGCAGCCTCCGGCTGCCAGCGGGCGGCCGAGCCGGCCCCGTCCGCGATCGCCGCGGTGCCTGCGGCCGCCGCCGGCGACAGCGTGCGTCGCCCGCTGCAGGAACTCGTCGACTACCGCCTGACCGAAACCAGCCGCGGCGTGCGGCAGTGGATGCTGGCCAGCGTGCAGATGCGCAAGTACGCAGGTCGTGAAGACCTGGAACTGCTGGACGTGCACATGGATTTCTACCGCGCAGGGGAGCACTTCTCGGTGCTCGATGCCGACAGCGGGCGGGTCAACCCGCGCACCCGCGCCGTCCATGTCTGGGGTACCGTCGACATCGTCACCGACGACGGCCGCCGCCTGCAGACCGAGGACCTGGTGTTCGACAACGTGACCGGGCGCATCAGCAACGAGGTCTTCAACCGCTTTACCCGCGGTGTAGACGTGCTTACGGGTTATGGCCTGGACGCCACGCCTGACCTGGAGTACGTCGAGATCAAGCGTGAGGTCGCCGCCGACGTGGCGGACCCCGCCGACGCCGCCGCGCCCGCCGCGCCCGCAGACTCCACCGGAGGCCAGCCGTGA
- a CDS encoding lysophospholipid acyltransferase family protein codes for MPAWRRARRRAWWLVLLAVAGVAACLPTGAGRAAGRSLARLGLRWRRRERELALANLALAYPDLDQAARRRLLGRAAVAAGENLFDTLAAGRLRSRPGLVRDEPGPDGRTLVETVCREAAAGRGVLVLSGHLGCWELMGAWLAGRLAEAGVGPLHVVTGTVRNPAVDTWLADRRRSFGLVPLPRAAGVAPLVRCLRQGHLLAVLVDQNTGVGNEPVPFFGHPAPTPAGPARLAVRLQIPVVVATIGRAAAGHGHVVRHGAVWRADPIRPVDVEVAACLRWTNAQLEAEVRRNPAEWVWYHRRWDTGTASRTADGQGNGQAEGGA; via the coding sequence TTGCCTGCCTGGCGGCGGGCGCGGCGACGTGCCTGGTGGCTGGTGCTGCTGGCGGTGGCGGGCGTGGCTGCCTGCCTGCCGACGGGCGCCGGGCGGGCCGCAGGGCGGTCCCTGGCGCGGCTGGGGCTGCGATGGCGGCGGCGCGAACGGGAACTGGCGCTCGCCAACCTCGCGCTGGCGTATCCGGACCTGGACCAGGCCGCGCGCCGGCGGCTGCTGGGGCGGGCCGCCGTGGCCGCGGGCGAGAACCTGTTCGACACCCTGGCGGCGGGGCGCCTGCGGTCCCGACCCGGGCTGGTTCGCGACGAGCCGGGGCCGGACGGCCGCACCCTGGTGGAAACCGTCTGCCGGGAAGCGGCGGCCGGCAGGGGGGTCCTGGTGCTCTCGGGGCACCTCGGCTGCTGGGAGCTGATGGGCGCCTGGCTGGCCGGGCGGCTGGCCGAAGCAGGCGTGGGGCCGTTGCATGTGGTGACCGGGACGGTGCGCAACCCGGCCGTGGACACCTGGCTGGCCGACCGTCGCCGATCGTTCGGCCTCGTGCCGCTGCCGCGCGCCGCCGGGGTCGCGCCGCTGGTGCGCTGCCTGCGGCAGGGACACCTGCTGGCGGTGCTGGTGGACCAGAACACGGGCGTCGGCAACGAGCCGGTTCCATTCTTCGGGCACCCGGCGCCGACTCCGGCAGGCCCGGCGCGCCTGGCGGTCAGGCTGCAGATACCGGTGGTCGTGGCCACCATCGGCCGGGCGGCGGCCGGCCACGGGCACGTCGTGCGCCACGGCGCCGTGTGGCGCGCCGACCCGATCCGGCCGGTCGACGTCGAGGTGGCCGCGTGCCTGCGCTGGACGAACGCCCAGCTCGAAGCCGAGGTGAGGCGGAACCCGGCGGAGTGGGTCTGGTACCATCGCCGCTGGGACACCGGGACGGCATCGCGTACGGCTGACGGACAAGGCAACGGGCAGGCGGAAGGCGGGGCATGA
- a CDS encoding PTS sugar transporter subunit IIC → MTAPELAFALSGADWALLGWLALLAGCLALDETALAQTWLSQPLPAAFLAGLVCGEPSAGLAVGLPLQMALTMNLPVGQTVTGDASGAAVAGVGGAVLAGRTPAPLGGEGDPVLTGWLLLGAAAVSLAGHPLVQAERRLHMVWMLEGRHTLRDGNLGRVEAIHGRCLLTAFVRGGLFAALALLAMAAVWLPLYARLPHGLGFGFAWLPWLAAALGLGAVFERYGARRHWGWLGAGLGAGWLLGALT, encoded by the coding sequence GTGACCGCGCCGGAACTGGCCTTTGCCCTGAGCGGCGCCGACTGGGCGCTCCTGGGCTGGCTGGCGCTGCTGGCCGGCTGCCTGGCGCTCGACGAGACGGCGCTGGCGCAGACCTGGCTGAGCCAGCCGCTGCCGGCGGCGTTCCTGGCAGGCCTGGTCTGCGGGGAGCCTTCCGCCGGGCTGGCCGTCGGGCTGCCGCTGCAGATGGCCCTGACGATGAACCTGCCGGTGGGCCAGACCGTGACGGGCGATGCTTCGGGCGCTGCCGTTGCCGGCGTCGGCGGCGCCGTGCTGGCCGGGCGCACGCCGGCGCCACTGGGCGGCGAGGGCGACCCGGTCCTGACGGGTTGGCTGCTCCTGGGCGCCGCCGCCGTGAGCCTGGCCGGACACCCGCTCGTGCAGGCCGAACGCCGGCTCCACATGGTCTGGATGCTCGAGGGCCGGCACACCCTGCGTGACGGCAACCTCGGGCGCGTGGAGGCCATCCACGGGCGCTGTCTGCTCACCGCTTTCGTGCGCGGCGGCCTGTTCGCGGCCCTGGCCCTGCTGGCCATGGCGGCGGTGTGGCTGCCGCTCTACGCGCGCCTGCCCCATGGGCTCGGGTTCGGGTTCGCCTGGCTGCCCTGGCTGGCGGCGGCCCTCGGCCTCGGCGCCGTGTTCGAGCGCTACGGGGCGCGGCGTCACTGGGGCTGGCTGGGCGCGGGACTGGGAGCCGGCTGGCTGCTGGGGGCGCTGACATGA
- a CDS encoding CTP synthase, whose product MAKYVFVTGGVVSALGKGIASASLGNLLRARGLKVVLQKFDPYLNVDPGTMSPFQHGEVFVLDDGAECDLDLGHYERFTDTDLAQIHNLTSGRVYETILAKERKGEYLGRTVQVIPHVTDEIKRRILLPAQSDPTVDVVITEIGGTVGDIESLPFLEAIRQFRLEEPPEDTASVHLTLVPYIAAAGEIKTKPTQHSVRELRSIGIQPDFLMCRTCQPLGEEARRKIGLFCNLPVSHVFDGRDVASIYEVPLTMHEQDFDGLLCKRLQLATHEPDLTEWRRMVGLILNPPDRVRIAIVGKYIELKDAYKSVTEAFIHAGIPNHVGVDQVWVDSESLEGADVGDARLREIFATVHGVLVPGGFGDRGIPGKVNAIRFAREQGIPFLGICLGLQCAMIEIGRDLVGLERAGSAEFDPDSPHPVIHLMEKQKGIVNLGGTMRLGAYPCVIEAGSLAHRCYGRNEISERHRHRYEVNNDYREAFTRAGVVFSGTSPDGNLVEIMELPGHPFFIAAQFHPELKSRPRRPHPLFRSFVAAAVVHRDAAEAQATERAAG is encoded by the coding sequence ATGGCCAAATACGTGTTCGTCACCGGGGGCGTCGTCTCGGCGCTCGGCAAGGGTATCGCGAGCGCATCGCTGGGGAACCTGCTCAGGGCGCGCGGCCTGAAGGTCGTCCTGCAGAAGTTCGACCCGTACCTGAACGTCGACCCCGGCACCATGAGCCCCTTCCAGCACGGCGAGGTGTTCGTGCTCGACGACGGCGCCGAATGCGACCTCGACCTCGGCCACTACGAGCGCTTCACCGACACCGACCTCGCGCAGATCCACAACCTGACCAGCGGCCGCGTCTACGAGACCATCCTCGCCAAGGAGCGCAAGGGCGAGTACCTCGGCCGCACGGTGCAGGTCATCCCGCACGTCACCGACGAGATCAAGCGACGCATCCTGCTGCCGGCGCAGAGCGACCCGACGGTCGACGTCGTCATCACCGAGATCGGCGGCACCGTCGGCGACATCGAGAGCCTTCCGTTCCTCGAGGCCATCCGGCAGTTCCGGCTCGAGGAGCCGCCGGAAGATACCGCCTCGGTGCACCTGACGCTGGTGCCGTACATCGCGGCAGCCGGTGAGATCAAGACGAAGCCCACGCAGCATTCGGTTCGGGAACTGCGGAGCATCGGCATCCAGCCCGACTTCCTCATGTGCCGCACCTGCCAGCCGCTGGGCGAGGAGGCGCGTCGGAAGATCGGCCTGTTCTGCAACCTGCCGGTGTCGCACGTGTTCGACGGCCGCGACGTCGCGAGCATCTACGAGGTGCCGCTGACGATGCACGAGCAGGACTTCGACGGGCTGCTCTGCAAGCGCCTGCAACTGGCGACGCACGAGCCCGACCTGACCGAGTGGCGGCGCATGGTCGGTCTCATCCTGAACCCGCCCGACCGCGTCCGCATCGCGATCGTGGGCAAGTACATCGAATTGAAGGATGCCTACAAGAGCGTCACCGAGGCCTTCATCCACGCCGGCATACCCAACCACGTGGGCGTCGACCAGGTGTGGGTCGATTCCGAGTCGCTCGAAGGCGCCGACGTCGGCGACGCGAGGCTTCGCGAGATCTTTGCAACGGTCCACGGCGTGCTCGTGCCGGGCGGCTTCGGTGACCGCGGCATTCCCGGCAAGGTCAATGCGATCCGCTTCGCGAGGGAACAGGGCATCCCGTTCCTCGGCATCTGCCTTGGCCTGCAGTGCGCGATGATCGAGATCGGCCGTGATCTGGTCGGCCTCGAACGTGCCGGGAGTGCCGAGTTCGATCCGGACTCGCCGCACCCGGTCATCCACCTGATGGAGAAGCAGAAGGGGATCGTGAATCTCGGCGGCACCATGCGCCTGGGGGCCTATCCCTGCGTGATCGAGGCGGGGAGCCTGGCCCACCGCTGCTACGGTCGCAACGAGATCTCCGAGCGGCATCGCCATCGCTACGAGGTGAACAACGACTACCGCGAGGCCTTCACGCGTGCGGGCGTCGTGTTCTCCGGCACCTCCCCGGACGGCAACCTGGTCGAGATCATGGAACTGCCGGGGCATCCTTTCTTCATCGCGGCGCAGTTCCATCCCGAACTGAAGTCGCGTCCGCGCCGTCCGCACCCGCTGTTCCGGTCCTTTGTCGCCGCGGCCGTCGTCCATCGCGATGCGGCCGAAGCCCAGGCAACCGAACGCGCAGCCGGCTAG